In Juglans microcarpa x Juglans regia isolate MS1-56 chromosome 4S, Jm3101_v1.0, whole genome shotgun sequence, a single window of DNA contains:
- the LOC121263149 gene encoding pathogenesis-related protein PR-1-like, producing the protein MQMKSVMKPSEFLQMRMYLCSTVTIFLLIISSTHAVTKQGQYLSLANQFLAPHNAARSTLRLRPLMWDPKLARYAQCYANQRRFDCALRHSNGPYGENIFWGSGNGWTASQAVTAWVSERKWYNYRSNSCAGGQQCGHFTQIVWRTTRRVGCARVICSVGRGVFMTCNYDPPGNYIGERPY; encoded by the coding sequence ATGCAAATGAAGTCCGTAATGAAACCTTCGGAATTTCTCCAAATGCGCATGTATTTGTGCAGTACCGTCACTATTTTTCTCCTGATAATCTCAAGCACGCACGCCGTCACAAAGCAAGGCCAGTACCTAAGCCTCGCAAACCAATTCTTGGCACCACACAATGCTGCTCGCTCTACCCTCAGACTGCGGCCATTGATGTGGGATCCAAAACTGGCACGCTACGCACAATGTTACGCCAATCAAAGGCGCTTTGACTGTGCCTTGAGGCACTCTAACGGGCCCTATGGCGAGAACATCTTCTGGGGAAGTGGCAACGGCTGGACAGCATCTCAGGCAGTGACGGCATGGGTTTCGGAGCGAAAGTGGTACAATTACCGGTCAAACTCGTGTGCCGGTGGACAGCAGTGTGGGCATTTTACTCAGATAGTGTGGAGGACAACAAGGAGAGTTGGGTGCGCCAGGGTGATTTGTTCTGTTGGTAGAGGTGTGTTCATGACTTGCAACTACGACCCTCCTGGAAATTATATTGGCGAAAGGCCATATTGA
- the LOC121262939 gene encoding flavonol 3-O-glucosyltransferase F3GT2-like has protein sequence MEDNNNEAEKHVAVLAFPFGSHAAPLLSLVNAIAATAPFVKFSFFSTAVSNRSTFSGSANQVNNIKPYDVPDGLPEGYVVTENPIEPMELFLKATPGNFRSVTEAAATEAGTKISCVMSDAFFAFAGKMAKEMDVPWVPFWTAGPHSLLVHVDTDVIRHTLGYTGRDSREDKILDFIPGFSAVGVADLPEGIVFGNLESPFSKMLYDMGLALPQATAVAINSFEELDPVIVNELKSRFQKFLNIGPFPLTLSPPFPSDEHGCLHWLDMHKTESVAYISFGRVITLPPHELTAMAEALEATGIPFLWSFRGNIDEKLPEGFMKRTSSSRGKLVLWAPQMHVLKHRSVGVFVTHCGWNSVLESIAARVPMICRPVFGDQKLNRQIVESVWGIGVGIEGGVFTKDGAIKALKLTLLSEQGKKMREKIEACFKRPALKAAGPDGSSRENFKTLVELITK, from the exons ATGGAAGACAACAACAACGAAGCGGAAAAACACGTAGCCGTGTTAGCGTTCCCATTCGGCAGCCATGCCGCCCCACTCCTCAGCCTCGTCAATGCAATCGCGGCCACGGCCCCGTTTGTGAAGTTCTCGTTCTTCAGCACGGCTGTATCCAACCGCTCCACCTTCTCCGGTTCTGCTAATCAGGTGAATAACATAAAGCCCTACGACGTGCCCGACGGCTTGCCGGAGGGTTACGTGGTTACCGAGAATCCGATTGAACCAATGGAGCTGTTTCTGAAGGCAACGCCGGGGAACTTTAGGAGCGTTACGGAAGCCGCGGCGACGGAGGCGGGGACTAAGATCAGCTGCGTTATGAGCGATGCGTTTTTTGCGTTTGCTGGAAAGATGGCTAAGGAAATGGATGTGCCTTGGGTCCCGTTTTGGACCGCCGGACCTCACTCCCTTCTCGTACACGTTGACACTGACGTTATCCGGCATACACTAGGATATACAG GACGTGATTCACGCGAAGACAAAATCCTTGATTTCATTCCTGGATTTTCCGCAGTAGGTGTAGCCGATTTGCCTGAAGGAATAGTGTTTGGAAACTTAGAGTCACCCTTTTCGAAAATGTTATACGACATGGGATTAGCACTGCCGCAGGCAACTGCTGTTGCCATAAACTCGTTCGAAGAGTTAGACCCAGTAATAGTGAATGAGCTCAAGTCGAGATTCCAAAAGTTCCTCAATATTGGTCCCTTTCCCCTAACATTGTCTCCACCATTCCCTTCTGATGAGCATGGCTGCCTGCATTGGTTGGACATGCACAAAACCGAATCTGTTGCATACATTAGCTTTGGAAGGGTGATAACACTGCCGCCCCATGAGCTCACGGCAATGGCAGAAGCACTGGAGGCAACTGGGATTCCATTCCTTTGGTCATTTAGGGGCAATATAGATGAAAAACTACCAGAGGGATTCATGAAAAGGACGAGTAGTTCAAGAGGAAAACTTGTTCTTTGGGCTCCTCAGATGCATGTCTTAAAACATCGTTCGGTAGGAGTGTTTGTGACACATTGTGGGTGGAACTCGGTTTTGGAGAGTATTGCGGCTAGGGTGCCCATGATATGTAGGCCAGTTTTTGGAGACCAGAAGCTGAACAGACAGATTGTGGAGTCGGTTTGGGGCATTGGCGTGGGGATTgagggtggggttttcaccaaAGATGGAGCTATAAAAGCCCTGAAATTAACTTTGTTGAGTGAACaagggaagaaaatgagagaaaaaattgaagccTGCTTCAAAAGGCCAGCATTGAAAGCTGCTGGACCGGATGGTAGCTCTAGAGAAAATTTCAAGACTCTGGTTGAGTTAATCACCAAGTAA
- the LOC121263142 gene encoding pathogenesis-related protein PR-1 — MRPSLLLFVFLLVTVTSHNHQVTCQSSPASKTPVKRPENETIYKVSKQLCWGCVAESLQFLFAHNLVRAYKWEAPLMWDFQLEKYARWWGGQRKADCKLQHSFPEGEFKLGENIYWGQGSTWTPYDAVNTWAGEEKYYTYVTNTCVAGQMCGHYTQIVWRDTRRIGCARVVCDSGDVFMTCNYDPPGNYIGERPY, encoded by the coding sequence ATGAGACCCTCTTTGCTTCTCTTTGTCTTCCTCTTGGTTACAGTCACAAGCCACAACCACCAGGTCACTTGCCAATCTTCGCCAGCATCCAAAACTCCCGTAAAAAGACCAGAAAACGAGACCATATACAAAGTTTCTAAGCAGCTATGCTGGGGTTGCGTTGCTGAGTCTCTGCAATTCCTGTTTGCGCACAACTTGGTCAGGGCATACAAGTGGGAGGCACCGCTGATGTGGGATTTCCAGCTTGAGAAGTATGCAAGATGGTGGGGTGGACAAAGAAAAGCCGACTGCAAGTTACAACATTCTTTCCCTGAGGGTGAGTTTAAGCTTGGAGAGAACATATATTGGGGTCAAGGCTCGACGTGGACTCCATATGACGCAGTGAATACATGGGCTGGTGAAGAGAAGTACTATACCTATGTGACGAATACCTGCGTGGCTGGTCAAATGTGTGGGCACTACACCCAAATTGTGTGGAGGGATACAAGAAGAATTGGTTGTGCTCGTGTTGTTTGCGACAGTGGAGATGTGTTTATGACATGTAATTATGATCCACCCGGTAACTATATCGGCGAGAGACCATATTGA